GGATCGTGGTCGCCAGCCCTTCGATGTAGGGCTCGTCGAAGGTCATAGGTGGGATGTCGGGTTCGGGGAAGTAGCGGTAATCGTTCTCAAACTCCTTGATGCGCATGGCGAAGCTGGATTCGGTGCCTTCGTTCCACCCCCGCGTCTCCTGCAGCACCGTGCCGCCCGACTCCAGAAGCTCGCGCTGACGTCGAACTTCGAATTCGATCCCCAGTTGCACGCTGCGGAAGGAGTTGAGGTTCTTGAGCTCGGTCTTGGTGCCGTACTCAGCGCCTCCTCGCGGGCGGATCGAAATGTTGGGCTCGCAACGCAGAGAGCCCTCCTCCATTTTCCCGTCGCACACGTCGAGGTACAGGAGCACTTGCCGCAATTGGACGAGATACTCCTTGGCTTCCTCGGCGGTCTCGATGTCGGGTGGGAAATCCGTGACGATCTCCATGAGGGGAACGCCGGACCGATTGAAGTCGATGCCCGAGTCGCCCCCAGGGAGGTGGAAGAGCTTACCGGTGTCCTCTTCCAGATGGACTCGCCGAATCCGCACCGTCTTGATCCCGTTCGAAGTGCGGATGTCGAGGCTCCCGTGATAGCCAATCGGGTTCGTTTCTCCGTACTGGCTGATCTGATACCCTTTCGGCAGATCGGGATAGAAGTAGTTTTTGCGGTGGAAGACCGAATGTCGGGCGATCGTGCAATGGAGAGCGAGAGCCGTTCGCGCCACTCGTTCGATCGCAGCCCTGTTGGGCACGGGCAACGCCCCCGGCAGACCCAAGCACACGGGGCAAACGCGCGAGTTCGGCGAGCCTCCAAACGCCACGGGGCAGCGGCAAAACATCTTCGACGCCGTATTGAGCTCGGCGTGAACCTCCATCCCGATGCTGGCCACCCACTCCGCCATGACCCGCATTGTACCGACTCAGCCGCCTCGG
The genomic region above belongs to Candidatus Nitrosymbiomonas proteolyticus and contains:
- a CDS encoding glutamyl-tRNA amidotransferase; this translates as MRVMAEWVASIGMEVHAELNTASKMFCRCPVAFGGSPNSRVCPVCLGLPGALPVPNRAAIERVARTALALHCTIARHSVFHRKNYFYPDLPKGYQISQYGETNPIGYHGSLDIRTSNGIKTVRIRRVHLEEDTGKLFHLPGGDSGIDFNRSGVPLMEIVTDFPPDIETAEEAKEYLVQLRQVLLYLDVCDGKMEEGSLRCEPNISIRPRGGAEYGTKTELKNLNSFRSVQLGIEFEVRRQRELLESGGTVLQETRGWNEGTESSFAMRIKEFENDYRYFPEPDIPPMTFDEPYIEGLATTIPELPLSRSLRYERDFGLSAYDATLLVAELDWAEFFEKAVALGGQPKSVCNWMNADFARLLNNRGLPVRQSKVTPAHLVDLSRLIESGAISGKIAKDVFEESFDSGRMPSEIVSEGGRTQISDRDQVVAWCEQSIAENPQVLAKYKSGQESVAGFFVGQVMKKSEGRANPALVQEVLKEVLAKL